A window of Iodobacter fluviatilis contains these coding sequences:
- a CDS encoding hemerythrin domain-containing protein — protein sequence MHHEDEDLDLFPLLSHYGDAELQTLIASVSAEHETLALLWQDIRSYLIPLAAGHGEILPLALAQEFARLYPAHADLEEARIYPSAEKLLDAPTLAAMGQRMAERRAHSPAEDEVL from the coding sequence CTGCACCACGAAGATGAAGATCTCGATTTGTTTCCGCTGCTCAGCCATTACGGCGATGCTGAGCTGCAAACCCTTATTGCATCGGTCAGTGCAGAGCACGAAACACTTGCACTGCTTTGGCAGGATATACGCAGCTATTTAATTCCACTGGCAGCAGGCCATGGTGAAATCTTGCCACTGGCTCTTGCGCAGGAATTTGCAAGACTTTACCCGGCCCATGCCGATCTAGAAGAAGCACGCATTTATCCCAGCGCCGAAAAACTGCTTGATGCGCCCACGCTAGCTGCAATGGGGCAAAGAATGGCCGAACGGCGGGCACACAGCCCCGCAGAGGATGAAGTTTTATAA